The genomic segment GGGTGCCGGGCTGGGGCCGCCCCACGGCCTCCCCCTCCCCGAAGGTGGCCGTGATGGGGGCGAGGTCGAGCGCGGCGTCCTCCGGGGTGGCGGTCAGGCACAGCAAGGGTTCGCCCTGGAGAATCAGGTCGCGGATGCGGGCGAAGCGCGAGAGCAGCGCGTCCACCTCGGCCTCGCCCCCCTCCACGATGCGGGTCAGGGCGGTCAAGGCGGTCAGGCCGCTGAACTCCTCCTCGATGCGGGCGGCGGGACTGACCTGTGCCCCGGCGAGGCGCTCGGCGTAGGCGCTGCCCGCGTTCACCACGCTGGCCTTCAGGCCCGCCAGCCGCTGCTTGAGGAGCTGATCGAGGCGTTCGCGGGTGAACTCCGGCGCCGCAATCAGGTCGCGCAGCACGTCGACCAGCGCCGCCGCGTTGCGCGAGAGGGCCTTGCCGCCGAAGGTCAGCGAGAGGCGCAAGGCGTCGAGATCGCCCGGCTGACCGCCCACGCCCACGCTGGCGCTCACGCCACCCGTCACGGCCTCGATGCGGCGGGCCAGCGCGAGGTAATCCTGCCCGGCGGCCCCGCTGCGGGTGACCGCGTAGGCGTAGAGGGGGAGGGTGCCCAGGAGGTCTTCCGGCACCTCGGGCAGGCGCACCTGCACGTCGAGGTACACCAGCCCGCCCGTGGGCTGCGGCACCCGGCCCACCAGCGCCCGGCGCACCGTCTCGGTGTCGTAGGGGACGCGCAGCACGGTCGCGGGCACATCGTTCAGGGTCAGGGTGGGGAGCACACTGGGGTCGCTGGGCTGCTCCTGAAGTTCCTTCAGGCGCAGGCTCTCCGCGACGATGCGGGCGTGGTCCTCCTCGGTGAAATTGGCGCTGAGACGCTCCACGAGTTCGCGCTCGCTCTGCTCGGTGCGGGCCATCAGCTCGGGGTCGGGGCGCAGGACCAGGGTCACGCGGTGGGGGTTGTCCAGCAACTCCCGCTCGATCATCGGCTCAAAGACGCGCCCGGCAGCGAGGTCGGCCCGCAGCCGCTCCAGCTCGGCCTCCAGCCGCAGCCCAGTCACCGGGTCGCCGCCGTAGAGCCACGGCCCCAGCAGGCGGAACATGACTTGCAGGGCGTAGGGGAAGCCGCTGTTGGACACCTCGCGCTGACTGATCTCGAACTGGTGCAGGCTGCTCTCGATCAGGGTGGGGTCAATGCCCTCGTCCGCGATCTGGCGCAGGGTGCCCAGCACCAGCGCTTCCACCTCGTCGGCCTGGCCCGCGCTCAGGCCCTTGAGTCCGGCGGCAAAAGCCCCCTCGCGGAAGGAGTCGCGGTAGCCCGTCAGGTCGGCCAGCGCACTCCCCAGCCCCGACTCGATCAGGGGACGGGTCAGCGGCGCGGCGGGGTTCCCCAGCAGCACGTCCGAGAGAACGCTCCAGCGCAGGTTGTGGTCGGGGTCGGTGGTGTGCCCCAGCTTCCAGGCGACGAGGACCTGCCCGCCGCGCTCCACGTCGGTGCCGGGGTAGCCCACCTCCATGCGGCGCGGCTGGGAGAAGTTCGGCTGGTCGGGAATGCTCACGTCCAGCGTCTGGGGGCTGAACTTGGACATCACGTGCGCCTCGATCTCGTCCAGCACGCGGGTCAGGTCGAGGGTGCCGTAGGTGTAGAAAAAGGCGTTGCTGGGATGGTAGTGCGCGGCGTGGAAGGCCCGCAGGTCCTCGTAGGTGAGGCCGGGGATGTGTTCGGGCGCCCCGCCGGAGTTGTTCGCGTAGGTGAGGTCGGGGTAGAGCGCCGCGCCCAGCGAGCGGTACATCACCGCGCCCGGCGAGGCCATCGCGCCCTTCATCTCGTTGTAGACGACGCCCTGAAGC from the Deinococcus sp. NW-56 genome contains:
- a CDS encoding insulinase family protein, whose amino-acid sequence is MTVTTRPALPAPGDRLGRYTVERVEALPEMQGTLVLLRHELGARHAHVAREDDNLAFGVTFPTVPKDSTGVAHILEHVVLMGSQQYPVADPFFAMLPRSLNTFMNAMTASDWTTYPFSTRNEQDYFNLLGVYLDATFFPLMRYESFRQDGHRFEFETPDDPTSTLKLQGVVYNEMKGAMASPGAVMYRSLGAALYPDLTYANNSGGAPEHIPGLTYEDLRAFHAAHYHPSNAFFYTYGTLDLTRVLDEIEAHVMSKFSPQTLDVSIPDQPNFSQPRRMEVGYPGTDVERGGQVLVAWKLGHTTDPDHNLRWSVLSDVLLGNPAAPLTRPLIESGLGSALADLTGYRDSFREGAFAAGLKGLSAGQADEVEALVLGTLRQIADEGIDPTLIESSLHQFEISQREVSNSGFPYALQVMFRLLGPWLYGGDPVTGLRLEAELERLRADLAAGRVFEPMIERELLDNPHRVTLVLRPDPELMARTEQSERELVERLSANFTEEDHARIVAESLRLKELQEQPSDPSVLPTLTLNDVPATVLRVPYDTETVRRALVGRVPQPTGGLVYLDVQVRLPEVPEDLLGTLPLYAYAVTRSGAAGQDYLALARRIEAVTGGVSASVGVGGQPGDLDALRLSLTFGGKALSRNAAALVDVLRDLIAAPEFTRERLDQLLKQRLAGLKASVVNAGSAYAERLAGAQVSPAARIEEEFSGLTALTALTRIVEGGEAEVDALLSRFARIRDLILQGEPLLCLTATPEDAALDLAPITATFGEGEAVGRPQPGTLAGGPQARLTDSPVAFNAVAWQTVPYTHPDSPALLVLSRLLRSEYLLPELREKGGAYGGSAAFDARAGVFTMSSYRDPHVARTYEVFRDVPTFLAGDLGARELTEAILGASKTLDPLTSPDTAGRLRFFGDQAGYTPEVQEAYKARLLAVTLDDLRRVTAEWLTPERAGYALVAGKDPNAETEALGLHFEVQSV